Part of the Vibrio ishigakensis genome, GGTAGTTCATGAACAGAGCGTCAAAGTTAACTGGCGCTAGGTTTAGTTGAGGGAAGGTACCCTTGATTACTAGGCTTGAGATAGTTTCGCGAGCGTATGGGAACAGGATGTTCGGGCAGAACGCGCCTAGGCAATGTGCTAGTTGACCTGGTTCCATATCTTCAGCAGTGAAGATACCGCCTTGTTGGATTTCACATAGGAAAGCAGTTTCGTCTGCATTCTTAACAGTCACAGTTAGACGTAGAACTACTTCGTAAACGCCTTCACCTAGTTGAGCACTCTTAGTGTCAAGGTCTAGGTTCACATCTGGGTTCCACTCTTTTTGGAACATAGTTGGTGAGTTTGGCGCTTCAAACGACAGATCTTTTAGGAAGATGCGTTGGATTGCGAAGTTTTGTTGTGGCTGTTGAGCCGCTGCTGCTGCGTCAGACATGGTATTTTCCTTTAATATTTCTCATTGATGATGAGGCTTTCACTTTGCTTGGTGGCGATACTAATCAGCGACCTTTACATCTTTGTGAATCCAAGCCTCAACTCGAATTAGTTGTTGTGCGCTTGCTTACGTTTACGTGGCTCTTTCTTAACGCGCACCAAAGGTAGGTTCGCGTCAGTCCATGAAGTTAGACCATGCTTCAATACAAACACTTTTTCAAAGCCAGACTTAGCGAGTGCGTTTGCACTGTCGATCGCCGTTTGACCAGTTTTGCATACTACGATGATTGGGTCGCTTTTACGGTTTTCAAGCTCACCAAATGACTCGTCTTTGATGTCTGATGGCAAAATGTGAACTGCGTCAGTAATGTGGCCCTTTTTGAACTCATCTTTTGAACGAACATCTACCACTACACCGTTTTCGCGGTTGATCAGAGTTGTTAGTTCTTGAGTATCAATTTCTTTGTAACCCGCGGTGGACGATTTGACGATGTTCATCACCAAAGCCACGATCAGACCAACCCAAATAACAGTCAGAATTAGGTTCTGCTGTGCAAATTCGAAAATCTCTTGCATCTATCGATACTCTTTTTTAATTCATAAAGTGAAAAATTTAAGCCGCAGTATACCACTACCTATCTAGGATGCGACAAGATGCGCCCTAGGATCCCCTAAGAAAAAGAGATCATAGATCACGTATGAGCCAAGAATTGATTTCAAATCGTAAAGATAAGTCACAGATAAAAAATGCCGTATGAGTTTTGAAACTAAATTTCTAATGTTGTATAAAATTCAAACGCAACAGACTCAGAACTGAGATCGAGATAAAATTTAATTGATCTGATAGCGTCGCATCTGAGCTTTTCTGTAGTAAAATTACGCTAAATGTTCTCTTTGTCGAAAACTGAACAACGAAGAATTCGCTCATGCTCGAATCATTCGGGTGAGAGCTTCACCAGTTTATTGAGTTAAATTTTCAAATATAGAGGTCAACCTATGTCAGCTAAGAAGCCTATGGCTCTAGTGATCCTCGACGGTTACGGATACCGCGAAGACAAACAAGACAACGCAATCGCAAACGCAAAAACACCTGTTCTAGACGGTCTAATTGCTAACAACCCTAACACTCTAATCTCTGCGTCAGGCATGGATGTTGGTCTGCCAGACGGCCAAATGGGTAACTCTGAAGTTGGTCACACCAACATCGGTGCTGGTCGCGTTGTATACCAAGACCTTACTCGTATCACTAAGTCAATCGCTGACAAAGAGTTCCAACAAAACGAAACTCTAGTTGCTGCTATGGATAAAGCTATCAAAGCAGGCAAAGCGGTTCACATCATGGGTCTTATGTCTCCAGGTGGCGTACACAGCCACGAAGACCACATCTACGCTGCAGTTGAAATGGCTGCTGAGCGTGGCGCTGAGAAGATCTACCTACACTGCTTCCTAGACGGTCGTGACACTCCACCTCGCAGCGCTGAAGGCTCTCTTGAGCGTTTCTCTGCTCTTTTCGAAAAACTAGGTAAAGGCCGTGTGGCTTCACTAGTGGGTCGTTACTACGCAATGGACCGTGATAACAACTGGGACCGTGTTGAGCAAGCATATAACCTTCTAACTGAAGCTAAAGCTGAGTTCACTTTCGATTCTGCTGTTGCTGGTCTTGAAGCTGCTTATTCTCGTGACGAGAACGATGAGTTCGTTAAACCAACTGAAATCAAAGCAGAAGGCCAAGAGTCTGCAGCTATCGTTGATGGCGACGCAGTAATCTTCATGAACTACCGTGCTGACCGTGCTCGTCAGATCACTCGTTCTTTCGTACCTGCTTTCGACGGCTTCGAGCGTAACGTATTCCCTAACGTTGATTTCGTAATGCTGACTCAATACGCTGCAGACATCCCTCTGCTATGCGCATTCCCACCAGCAACTCTAGAAAACACTTACGGTGAGTGGCTATCTAAAGAAGGCAAAACTCAGCTACGTATCTCTGAAACTGAGAAATACGCGCACGTTACCTTCTTCTTCAACGGTGGTGTTGAGACTGAATTCGACGGCGAAGAGCGTCAACTTGTAGCTTCTCCAAAGGTTGCTACCTATGACCTACAGCCTGAGATGAGCGCACCTGAGCTGACTGACAAGCTAGTTGCAGCTATCAAGTCTGGTAAGTACGACGCTATCGTTTGCAACTACCCTAACTGTGACATGGTTGGCCACACTGGCGTTTACGATGCAGCAGTTAAAGCAAGTGAAGCGCTAGATGAGTGCCTAGGCAAAGTAGTTGAAGCTATCAAAGAAGTTGACGGCCAAATGCTAATCACTGCTGACCACGGTAACGCAGAGATGATGGTTAACCCTGAGACTGGTGGCATCCACACAGCTCACACTAACCTACCAGTTCCTCTGATCTACGTGGGCGGTAAAGACCTAGAGTTCAAACAAGACGGTAAGCTGTCTGACCTAGCTCCAACCATGCTGTCTCTATCAGACATGGAAATCCCTGCTGAGATGTCTGGTCAGGTTCTAGTAAATCTGAAATAATCTTTGCTATCAGTTGGTTGCTACTATCTCGGTAGCAACCCTTAGCAAGATTAAGATTTAGGATGAATCAAGCACCTACGCGTAAGCAAAAGCGAAACGCCAGTGTTAGAAACGCTGGCGTTTTATTATTACTAGCAGCCTCCCTGCTCCACTCTGCGGCACCCCTCGCCAGCACAGAAGAGCTAAAGGGTGTAAAAGGTGAGATCTCTCGTCAGCAGAGAAACCTAGCTCAGCAACAGAAAGAACTGGATGGCCTGCAGAAGCGACTCAAATCCGACGAGCTTGCTATCTCTAACGCCACCAAGAAGCTGAACCAAACCAAATCAACCCTAAGCACCTCTCAGAAGAATCTTGCCCAGTACAAGGTCGAGCACGACGCTCTGGTAAAACAAACCGAGCAACAAAAGCACAATCTTAAAGAGTTGGTTAAGGCCTACTATCTGATGCACACCAACGCCAAGCTGGACAACTTTTTGAGCCAGGACAGCGCAGGTCACAAAGATAGAATCAGTCAGTATTATCAGCATCTCGCGATCAAGCGCACTGAAGCCATTGAAGAGCTTGAAGAGACCAACAAGCAACTTGAAGCCAAGAACCAACAGCTTCTGGCAGAGCAGCAGCAAATCCAAACACTGCTTCAAGAGCAATCGACCCAATTAGCCAATCTGAAGAAGTCGCAGTCTAGCCGTAAGGGCACAGTGACTAAGATTAGTCGTAGCATCAAGGGCGACCAAGCCTATCTGAATGAGCTAAAACGAAACGAAGCACGGCTAAAGGCGGAGATTGCCAAAGCAGCTAAACGTAATTCAGTGCCTATGGATGGTCTGGCAAAACAGCGTGGCAAACTGCCGTGGCCAGTAAAAGGTCGTGTTCTACACACCTACGGCTCCACCCAAGGTGGACAAGCTGACTGGAAGGGTATGGTAATCAATGCCAATTACGAGCAGCCAGTTAAAGCCGTGTATCCAGGTAAGGTGGTATTTGCCGATTACTTGCGTGGCTATGGTCTAGTAATGCTCATCGACCACGGCAAGGGCGACATGACCCTATATGGCTACAACCAAGTCCTAACCAAGAAAGAAGGCGATAAAGTCACAGCGGGTGAGACCATTGCCCTTGCCGGTGACACCGGCGGCCAAAGCCGAGCCTCGGTCTATTTCGAATTGAGACGTAACAGCCGCACCGAGAACCCTCAACGCTGGCTAACCCGATAAAAAAACGCCGACTCAATGAGTCGGCGTTTTCTTTTCAATTCTTTGCGAAGATGCGGATTATTCCACTTCTTCCATTTTACCTAGCATGCTACGGATGCGCTCTTGCCATTGGTCGTGCTCAGTTTGAACCTGACGTGCACGCTCTTCAAATTGAGCTTTCTCACCACGTAGTTGCTCTGCTTCGCTTTCTAGTTGTTGCTTTTGCTCTTTAAGCTCATCAACTTCCATTTGTAGCAGAGTAATCGTGTCGACTGCTGTCTGTACTTTTGCTTCTAGTTTTTCCAATACTTCTAAAGACATCATGACCTACCTAATTCCATCATCGTTGTATAACCAAGCTATATGCCCCCTCGGGCTATGCTGTATCTAGCTTGGTCATAGATCTAACTTCCGTTTCATTCTACTCACAGTCATGTATATAAACACACCTAAACTTTCATTTTTAGTTCAAGTGAATAAAAAAACAGCGATCTTAATCATATTTTGACATCAATGTGCTGTAAGCAACCAAGTTCGATGCAGATAACAACGCAAGTTTGATGGTTCAAGTCAAATTAGGCTCAATTAAGCAAACGTTTTCCTACGGCTATGTTAGAATCCCGCCGACCAAACTTTAACCTCTAAAATACTGGAGTCGATATGAAACGCGATTTGGCGATGGCATTTTCTCGTGTAACTGAAGGTGCTGCACTGGCCGGTTACAAATGGCTTGGACGCGGAGACAAAAATGCAGCCGATGGAGCGGCAGTAGAAGTAATGCGTAGCCTACTCAACAAAACCGATATCAGCGGTGAGATTGTGATTGGTGAGGGCGAGATCGATGATGCGCCAATGCTGTATATCGGCGAAAACGTAGGCCTAGGTGGTGACGCGGTTGATATCGCGGTAGACCCAATCGAAGGCACACGTATGACCGCTATGGGTCAATCAAATGCACTGGCTGTTCTAGCAGCGGGTGAGAAAGGTAGCTTCCTAAAAGCACCTGATATGTACATGGAAAAACTGGTTGTAGGCCCAGGCGCTAAGGGTCATATCGATCTAGACAAGCCTCTGGCAGAGAATCTACAAAACATCGCAAAAGCACTAGGCAAGAGCCTGGATACGCTAACCGTAACTACTCTAGCTAAACCTCGTCACGACCAAGTGATTGCAGAGATGCAGGCCATGGGTGTACGTGTATTCGCTGTGCCAGACGGTGACGTAGCAGCGTCTATCCTAACCTGTATGCCAGATAGCGAAGTAGACGTGATGTACTGCATTGGTGGCGCACCTGAAGGTGTGGTATCAGCCGCGGTTATCCGCGCACTAGACGGTGACATGCACGGTCGTCTTCTACCTCGTCACGAAGTGAAGGGCGATACCCCAGAGAACCGTGAACACGGCGAGCTAGAACTAGCACGCTGTCAGGAGATGGGCGTTGAAGCGAACATCGTTCTAACCATGTCTGACATGGCTCGTAGTGACAACGTTGTATTCTCAGCAACCGGCATCACTAAAGGTGACCTACTTGAAGGCATCAGCCGTCAAGGTGATATCGCAACCACAGAGACCCTGCTTATCCGTGGTCGCTGTCGCACCATTCGTCGCATCAAGTCTATTCACTACTTGGAGCGCAAGGATGACGAGATTCGTCACCACATCCTATAAAACAAAAAAACGTTGCCTTCGGGCAACGTTTTTTACTTTAAGCGTAAGGCTCACCGTATCGGTTCTTGCCTTCGGTTCCCTTTAAGAAACCACACTCTATAAGAATCCAAGCCCCACAAGCCAGAGCCACGATTGAGATCACTGGCGCGGCTGAGGTTTCCGCCACCATGGCCTGACTGCCTGCTGGCATCATTGCCCTGCCTACCACTAATGGAATATTCAGTAGTAGCATCCAAGCGCTTTTTTCTCTGTCATGCCAACGCTTTGCTGTTATCGCAAGATCTGGAATAAGCAGTATCACCAGCACGATCGGGATAGCAAACATAGCCAGCCCAGGCGAGATCTGAGCTAACAAGCCGCCGATTAGTGCCAATCCAAAGTAGTAACACAGGTTCCAGATCCAAAACTGTTTGCGACCTACTCGGCCTTCAAAAGAAAACAGCAGTTGTGGAAGATTCATCTTCACCTCGTTTAGTCGTGGCTCACCTTCTGAAAGCATTCACGATCCATATCTCGAACATTGATAGTCAAACTGTGCACCCACTCAGCATTTTGCGTAAGCAACTGCATCAGGTCTCGAGACAAGGCACGCTTTTGTTCTTCGGTGCGCCCAGAGAGTAACTCTACGGTTAAATGGATAAAGTCCACATCGTCTTCATGCTCCCCCACCAACCAGGTGTGGCAACGCAGTGCACGTGACTTTACTGAACTTGCCTCAAACAACCCACTATCAATCATAGACTGATGCAGATCTTGTAACAAACCCTGCACATTCACTCTTTCTTCAATGGGTTGCGTGTATTCCATGACTAGATTAGGCATACGATCTCCTTTTGTGAATTTGCCACCTTACACCAAGCATCACAGTTTGAAGCATAAAGCCTGAGAAATTGCCTATCAGATCACTCAAGTTGCTCGCTTTTGAGTTAAGCTTGAGCGACATGACCAGAATCATGAATTGTAGGTATGATTCTGTTATATTCTTTCGTATCGATCGTATATTTTTTACTAATTTAGAAGGGAGTATTTTATGCGTCGTCCTGTAGTTATGGGTAACTGGAAACTGAACGGTAGCAAAGAGATGGTAGTTGATTTGCTAACTGGTCTTAATGCTGAGCTTGAAGGCGTAACAGGTGTTGACGTAGCAGTAGCTCCACCAGCGCTTTACATCGACCTTGCTGAGCGCACGCTAACTGACGAAGGCAGTGCAGTCATCCTAGGTGCTCAAAACACTGACATCAACAACCAAGGTGCATTCACTGGCGACATGTCTCCAGCAATGCTTAAAGAATTTGGTGCTTCTCACATCATCATCGGTCACTCAGAGCGTCGTGAATACCACAACGAATCTGACGAGTTCATCGCTAAGAAGTTCGGCTTTCTAAAAGAGAACGGCCTAACTCCAGTATTCTGCATCGGTGAATCTGAAGCACAAAACGAAGCTGGCGAAACTGAAGCAGTATGTGCACGTCAAGTTAACGCTGTAATCGACGCGCTAGGTGTTGAAGCTCTTCAAGACGCTATCATTGCATACGAGCCAATCTGGGCTATCGGTACTGGTAAAGCAGCAACTGCTGAAGATGCACAACGCATCCACGCTTCTATCCGTGCTCACATTGCAACTAAGAGCCAAGCTATCGCTGACCAAGTAATCATCCAATACGGTGGTTCTGTTAAGCCTGAGAACGCAGCAGCATACTTCTCTCAGCCTGACATCGACGGCGCACTAGTTGGTGGTGCAGCACTTGACGCGAAAAGCTTCGCAGCTATCGCTAAAGCAGCAGCAGAAGCTAAAGCTTAATCGCTTAAAAGAGCAGTAATATATTGTTTGGGCCAGCACTTTGCTGGCCTTTTTTATGCCTGCTGATTTGATATCACTAAATTGCAGGCATAAAAAAACCGCCACCAAGGTGACGGTTTAATTGGTAAATTCTTAGCGAATTAAAATAGCTCGTCAGCAACCTTGTATAGGTCTTCACGAACTGGGCGACGCATGTTTTCGATAGCATCGATGATGTCGTGGTGAACCAGCTCTTCTTTCTGGATACCAACACAACGACCACCTTCACCTTCTAGAAGTAGGTGAACTGCGTAGTTACCCATGCGAGATGCTAGAACACGGTCAAACGCGGTTGGACGACCACCACGCTGGATGTGACCAAGTACTGTTGCACGAGTCTCACGACCCGTCGCTTCTTCGATCTCTTTCGCGATCTCGTTAGCGTCGAACATTAGCTCAGTTAGCGCGATAATAGCGTGCTTCTTACCCTTAGCGATGCCTTCTTCGATAGCTTGGATCAGATCTTCTTTGCTCCAGCTGCGCTCTGGTGTGATGATATACTCACAACCACCCGCGATTGCTGACATTAGGGTTAGGTCACCACAGTGACGACCCATGATCTCAACGATAGAGATACGCTGGTGAGAAGAAGACGTGTCACGTAGACGGTCAATAGCATCGATAACTGTGTTTAGAGCAGTTAGGTAACCGATAGTGTAGTCAGTACCTGCAATGTCGTTATCGATAGTGCCTGGAAGACCGATACATGGGTAACCCATCTCAGTCAGTTTCTTAGCACCCATGTAAGAGCCGTCACCACCGATAACTACTAGCGCTTCGATGCCGTGCTTCTTCAGGTTCTCGATAGCTTGTTTACGAACTTCTTCTTCCTTAAATTCTGGGAAGCGAGCCGAGCCAAGGAAAGTACCACCCTTGTTGATTACGTCAGAAACGCTTGAACGGTCCAGCTTTTCGATACGATCTTCGTACAGACCCAAATAGCCGTCATATACACCGTACACTTCCAAGCCTTTAGTTAGCGCAGTACGAACAACACCTCGTACAGCTGCGTTCATTCCTGGAGCGTCTCCACCACT contains:
- the secB gene encoding protein-export chaperone SecB, producing the protein MSDAAAAAQQPQQNFAIQRIFLKDLSFEAPNSPTMFQKEWNPDVNLDLDTKSAQLGEGVYEVVLRLTVTVKNADETAFLCEIQQGGIFTAEDMEPGQLAHCLGAFCPNILFPYARETISSLVIKGTFPQLNLAPVNFDALFMNYLQNQQQQQEQPQADA
- a CDS encoding rhodanese-like domain-containing protein — encoded protein: MQEIFEFAQQNLILTVIWVGLIVALVMNIVKSSTAGYKEIDTQELTTLINRENGVVVDVRSKDEFKKGHITDAVHILPSDIKDESFGELENRKSDPIIVVCKTGQTAIDSANALAKSGFEKVFVLKHGLTSWTDANLPLVRVKKEPRKRKQAHNN
- the gpmM gene encoding 2,3-bisphosphoglycerate-independent phosphoglycerate mutase produces the protein MSAKKPMALVILDGYGYREDKQDNAIANAKTPVLDGLIANNPNTLISASGMDVGLPDGQMGNSEVGHTNIGAGRVVYQDLTRITKSIADKEFQQNETLVAAMDKAIKAGKAVHIMGLMSPGGVHSHEDHIYAAVEMAAERGAEKIYLHCFLDGRDTPPRSAEGSLERFSALFEKLGKGRVASLVGRYYAMDRDNNWDRVEQAYNLLTEAKAEFTFDSAVAGLEAAYSRDENDEFVKPTEIKAEGQESAAIVDGDAVIFMNYRADRARQITRSFVPAFDGFERNVFPNVDFVMLTQYAADIPLLCAFPPATLENTYGEWLSKEGKTQLRISETEKYAHVTFFFNGGVETEFDGEERQLVASPKVATYDLQPEMSAPELTDKLVAAIKSGKYDAIVCNYPNCDMVGHTGVYDAAVKASEALDECLGKVVEAIKEVDGQMLITADHGNAEMMVNPETGGIHTAHTNLPVPLIYVGGKDLEFKQDGKLSDLAPTMLSLSDMEIPAEMSGQVLVNLK
- a CDS encoding murein hydrolase activator EnvC family protein, with protein sequence MNQAPTRKQKRNASVRNAGVLLLLAASLLHSAAPLASTEELKGVKGEISRQQRNLAQQQKELDGLQKRLKSDELAISNATKKLNQTKSTLSTSQKNLAQYKVEHDALVKQTEQQKHNLKELVKAYYLMHTNAKLDNFLSQDSAGHKDRISQYYQHLAIKRTEAIEELEETNKQLEAKNQQLLAEQQQIQTLLQEQSTQLANLKKSQSSRKGTVTKISRSIKGDQAYLNELKRNEARLKAEIAKAAKRNSVPMDGLAKQRGKLPWPVKGRVLHTYGSTQGGQADWKGMVINANYEQPVKAVYPGKVVFADYLRGYGLVMLIDHGKGDMTLYGYNQVLTKKEGDKVTAGETIALAGDTGGQSRASVYFELRRNSRTENPQRWLTR
- the zapB gene encoding cell division protein ZapB; the encoded protein is MSLEVLEKLEAKVQTAVDTITLLQMEVDELKEQKQQLESEAEQLRGEKAQFEERARQVQTEHDQWQERIRSMLGKMEEVE
- the glpX gene encoding class II fructose-bisphosphatase, with protein sequence MKRDLAMAFSRVTEGAALAGYKWLGRGDKNAADGAAVEVMRSLLNKTDISGEIVIGEGEIDDAPMLYIGENVGLGGDAVDIAVDPIEGTRMTAMGQSNALAVLAAGEKGSFLKAPDMYMEKLVVGPGAKGHIDLDKPLAENLQNIAKALGKSLDTLTVTTLAKPRHDQVIAEMQAMGVRVFAVPDGDVAASILTCMPDSEVDVMYCIGGAPEGVVSAAVIRALDGDMHGRLLPRHEVKGDTPENREHGELELARCQEMGVEANIVLTMSDMARSDNVVFSATGITKGDLLEGISRQGDIATTETLLIRGRCRTIRRIKSIHYLERKDDEIRHHIL
- a CDS encoding DUF805 domain-containing protein — encoded protein: MNLPQLLFSFEGRVGRKQFWIWNLCYYFGLALIGGLLAQISPGLAMFAIPIVLVILLIPDLAITAKRWHDREKSAWMLLLNIPLVVGRAMMPAGSQAMVAETSAAPVISIVALACGAWILIECGFLKGTEGKNRYGEPYA
- a CDS encoding 5-carboxymethyl-2-hydroxymuconate Delta-isomerase; protein product: MPNLVMEYTQPIEERVNVQGLLQDLHQSMIDSGLFEASSVKSRALRCHTWLVGEHEDDVDFIHLTVELLSGRTEEQKRALSRDLMQLLTQNAEWVHSLTINVRDMDRECFQKVSHD
- the tpiA gene encoding triose-phosphate isomerase, producing MRRPVVMGNWKLNGSKEMVVDLLTGLNAELEGVTGVDVAVAPPALYIDLAERTLTDEGSAVILGAQNTDINNQGAFTGDMSPAMLKEFGASHIIIGHSERREYHNESDEFIAKKFGFLKENGLTPVFCIGESEAQNEAGETEAVCARQVNAVIDALGVEALQDAIIAYEPIWAIGTGKAATAEDAQRIHASIRAHIATKSQAIADQVIIQYGGSVKPENAAAYFSQPDIDGALVGGAALDAKSFAAIAKAAAEAKA
- the pfkA gene encoding 6-phosphofructokinase, yielding MIKKIGVLTSGGDAPGMNAAVRGVVRTALTKGLEVYGVYDGYLGLYEDRIEKLDRSSVSDVINKGGTFLGSARFPEFKEEEVRKQAIENLKKHGIEALVVIGGDGSYMGAKKLTEMGYPCIGLPGTIDNDIAGTDYTIGYLTALNTVIDAIDRLRDTSSSHQRISIVEIMGRHCGDLTLMSAIAGGCEYIITPERSWSKEDLIQAIEEGIAKGKKHAIIALTELMFDANEIAKEIEEATGRETRATVLGHIQRGGRPTAFDRVLASRMGNYAVHLLLEGEGGRCVGIQKEELVHHDIIDAIENMRRPVREDLYKVADELF